The Chloroflexota bacterium genome contains the following window.
GTCAACCCTTCGGTGATGCCGGCGACTTCGGCCCCGCCTTCCAGCTTCACCGCCGTCGCGCCGCCGTCGCGCACCAGCCGCGCGGCGTTGTGCAGGGCGTCGTCGAGTGTGGCGTAGGACATGAACGGCAGGTCGCCGATGACCAGGGTGGCGGCAACGGCGCGGGTGACCGCGGCGGCGTGGTGCACGATGTCATCGACGGTCACGTGCAACTCTCGCGCGTGACCCAGCACGTTGGGTCCCAAGCTGTCGCCGACGAGAATTCCGTCGACGCCGGCCTGTTCGGCGAGACGGGCAAACGGGGCGTCGTAGGCCGTGACGCACACAAGCGGGGCCCCGCCCTTGCGGGCTCGGAAACCGCTTGCGGTTAGCGGCGGCTCACTCGAAGTTGCCTCGTGCGCCATGAGTTGATGGTACGCCCTTGGCAGGGGCCGCGGTCGCTAGTAGGCGTAGCGCTCCTCGCGCGACCAATCCACCGGCGCGAAGCTCGGCCTGGTTGGCATGCGGGTCAGCAGCTCGGGATCGAGGTCCGACTCGTCGTAGAGGCCGCGAATCTGATTGGATGGCAGGTTGAACTCGCGGGTCATTTCCTCGTAGAACGACTCAATGGCCTTGTAGCGATGGAACCACTCGACCGGGTCGTCGAACGAGTCGCAGTGGTCGGCGAAGTAGAGCACGATGTCCCGCACGCTGACCTCGATGGGACTGGTTCGTCGGGGCAGGCAGGTGCGAAAGTCGTCAATCCACCCGATCTGGCGCCGCACGTCGCGCGCGGGCAGGCGCCGACGCCGACTGAGCTGCTCCGTATACCATGCGAGGGCGGTCCCAAAACTCGTGCACTCAGCTGCCATCGATTGCCTCCCCCTGACAACTTGTGCCCGCGGACCTCGCCCTGGCCGACTGCCCACATAAAGACAATCGCCCATCCAAAATGGATGGGCGACGGCGGTGCCTTATTCGAAGCGGTCGGAATGGCGGACCACGAGCGAGCCTCCCCAAGCCCGAAAATGCAGCAACGTTACGGCCGGGGCCGTAAGCTGCTTCAACTGTAAGCCTTACTACGCCAATGTCAATAGTTCACCTTCGCGAAAGGTCAAAAGTTGGCGGCTCGCGAGTCAGACATCAAGGACGTCGATCTATTTTGAAGGATCAAAATACGTCAAACTGTTCGACCATTGTCCGCCGTGCATGCTCCCCGTCCCTACCGTTTCAGATAGGCGCCGCGCGACTTGTCATAAGCGTTTGTCGTGACAGCCCGAATTCGAGGCTGCCGTCCGGCTATGGACTTCGTCCGGTCGGACGTGCGTCATGACCGACCAGCCGAAACCGCCGGCGATCGACAGCCCGCGCCTGCTGGCCGGTCGGCGGGTCGTCGTCATGGGCTTGGGGCTGCACGGCGGAGGGCTTGGCGTGGCCCGGTTTCTGCGGCGCCATGGCGCGTCGCTGGTGGTGACGGACCTGCGCGACGCGTCCCAACTGGCGCCAAGCCTGGAGCAGCTCGGCACGCAGGGCGTGCGCTACGTCCTCGGGCGCCACGACCTCCAGGACTTTCGCGACGCCGAGATCGTGGTGCGCAACCCCGCGGTCCCGCTGGATGCACCGGCGCTGGCCGTGGCGCGAGCGGCCGGCGCGCGCATCGAGATGGAGCTCACCATGTTCTTGCGCTGGTGTCCCGCGTCGCGGGTGGTGGCCGTGACCGGCACCCGCGGCAAGACGACTACCGCCGCCGCCTTGCACGCCATGCTGCACGCCGCCGGACGTCCCACGCGGCTCGCGGGGAACATGGGCGTCTCGGCACTGACCCAACTCGACGAGATTGAGCCGGACGAGGTGGTGGTGCTCGAGATGTCGAGCTGGCAGACCGAGGGTCTGGCGGGGGCCGGCGTGCGCTCGTCGGGCGCCATCGTCACCAACCTGCTCCCCGATCACCTCAATCGCTATGACTCAATGGAGGCCTATGCCGCCGCCAAGGCCGAGCTGCTCCGCGCCCAGCAGCCGGGCGATTGGGCCGTGCTGCCCGCCGGCCCGGGCTGGGGCGATTGGTTCGCCGACCGCGCGCGGGGACGCGTCGTCCGCGTGCCCGCCGGGGCCGAGCCGACGGGCTGGAGCGAGGCCGTGCTGCGCGGCGCGCACAACCGCGCGAACCTGGCGGCGGCGGCGCTGGCCGCCCACGAGCTCGGCGTGCCCGAGGCGGCGGTGCGCCAAGCCGTCGCCGGCTTCACAGGCGTGGCGCACCGTCAGGACTTCCTCGGGACGATCGGCTCCGTCCGCGTCTACAACGACACCACGGCCACCATTCCGGACGCGACCCTGGCGGCCCTCGACACCATTCCGGGTCCCTGGGTGCTTATCGCCGGCGGATCGGACAAGCGGCTCGATTTCAGCGCGCTGGCGCGGCGCCTGGAGGGCGACGCCGGCCTACGCGGCGTGGTGCTGCTTCCGGGCGCCGGCACCGACCGCTTGATGCCGCAGTTGGGGTCATTGGCGCCGGTGGCGGTTGACGACATGGACGCCGCCGTCGCCGCCGCGCTCGACATCGCCGAGCCCGGCGACGCGCTGCTGCTTTCACCGGCGTGCGCCTCGTTTGGAATATTCGCCCACGAGTTCGACCGCGGGGCGCAGTTCATTGCGGCGGTGGAGGCCCGCGGACTCACGCCTCCGGCTCGGAGCCAGGGCTCGTCCAGGCGGCAGGCGACTAGTCGAGTATCCGCAGCCCGCCGAAAATGGCGGCCCCCCGCAGGTTGAAAGAGACGACATCGGCGGCGCCGGCCGGACGCTGATCCTCGACGCCGCCAAACAGCGCCAGCACGTCGTTTTGCACGGCCGCATCCGGCGGCAGGCGGATTTCGATGCCGCCGAAGAGGCACGAGACGTCGATGATCGCCGGCGGGTTTTCGATGCGGGCCTCGCGCAGGTCGAGTTCCACGCTGCCAAATGCCGCCGTGGCCTGAAGCTGTCCAAGGGGACCGTTCACCCGGTCTTGCACTCCGTGGAAAATGGCGACATAGCTCCCGCTACTACCGTCGCCGGTGACGGCACTTCTGCGCGACGTGCGCCAGAAGATGAGCAACAGACCGAAGAGGATGACCAGGACCGGCCAGATTGCCGATCGCACCCCGTCCGGCACTTCGTCCAAAATGGAAAGCTGCACGGTCACGCCGACCGCGATCAGCAGGAGCGGGGCGACGGGCTGGCGAAAGCCGGTGCGCGCGAGCGCCCACAGCCCAATCACGACAATGACCGAGGGAAAGAATCGCCAGGGGCTGCCGCCAACGTCGAGGTTGTCGAGCAGCAGGGCCAGCCCAACCGCGATGATGACCAGCCCGATGAGGACTTGCCCTGAATTGCGTCGCACGGCGCCACCTCCACGCGGGCTGCCGCGCGTGACGGCAGCGCCGTCAGTATGGGCCATCTGCCGTGCGCCGTGCACACCGGGGAGCCCCGCGCATAATGGCCCCAGCGCCGCCTCGGGCGCACCGAATGACGGAGCGCGCTCCTGACGATCCTGGTCATTGCCGACGTGCATGGCAACCTCACGGCCCTCGACGCCGTGCTCCGTGCGGCCGGCAGCGTTGACGAGGTCTGGTGCCTGGGCGATCTGGTGGGCTATGGGCCTTCGCCGAACGAGGTCGTCGAGCGCCTGCGGGAGCTTCCCCTGCGGTCGCTGGTCGGGAATCACGATTGGGGGTCCATCGGCAAGGCCGACTTGGTCAGGTTCAACGCCGACGCCCGCACGGCCTGCGAGTGGACCGGCGGCGTGCTCATGCCGGTCAACCGGCAGTATCTCGCCGACCTCGAGCCCGCCGGAATGTTCGGCGACGTGGCGGTTGCCCACGGCAGCCCCCAGGACCCGGTGTGGGAATACATCACCAACGCGCGCATCGCGATTGCCAATTTCGGCTATTTCGCCAGCGACATCTGCCTCGTGGGGCACACGCACGTGCCATTGGTCTTTCGTTGGCGCAGCGGAGCCACCGGCAGCGAGGCCTTCACCACCGAGGTCCCGACGCCGGGGCAACGCATCGTGGTTGACGACGATCGACTAATCGTCAATCCCGGCAGCGTGGGTCAGCCGCGGGACGGCGATCCGCGGGCGGCCTTTGCCCTCTTCGATCCCGAGGCCCGCACCCTCCAGGTCGAACGCGCGACCTACGACGTCGCCCAGGTCCAGCGCCGCATGGAGGCCCTTGGCCTGCCGGAGCGGCTATCCATTCGCCTGCAATATGGGTGGTAGCAGGCACGGCGCGAAGGCTCGGCGCTATAATGATTCATGCATCAGCAACGCTTGGTTTGCGTGGGTTTGCCAACGCACCGAGCCGCTGAGCCTTGGGCGCCCGGTCACGTCCGGGCGCTTTTTCATTGGAGTGGGGCGGCTTAAGGAGGTCTCGCGTGCAGTCGAGTCTGATCAGCAAGGTCCAGAAAGCCCAGAAGTACGCGCAAGAGCCGCATCGCATCCATTTCGAGGCGTTGACCGTGCGGTTCGATGGCGACAACAACGATCATGTGATCAGGCTGGCCGACGGTGCGTGGAGTTGTGACTGCGAGTTCTTCATGGTTTGGCAGACGTGCAGCCACACCATGGCGCTCGAGAAGTTACTCGAGGGCATGGTCCCGGTCGGAAGCGCCTCGGCGGCCGGCTAACCCGGCGCCCAGCCCGCCGCGGGGCGACGTCCGCGCGCGGTCCGGCACGGGCTAGCGTGGCGCGCAAACGCCGGCGACGACAGGCGACGCCGCCCCCAACCAGCCGGAATCGCACCCTCGCCGTGAACCGGCGCGCCCGCTATGACTACGTGGTGCTGGACACCTTTGATGCCGGCCTGGAGCTCCGCGGCACCGAAATCAAGAGTTTGCGCACCGGATCGGTCTCGCTGCGCGAGGGCTATGTTGGACTGCAGGATGGCGAGGCCTTCCTGCGCGACGTGCACATCGCGCGCTACAAGCCGGCCGCCGACGCCAATCACGATCCCGATCGTCCCCGAAAGCTGCTGCTCCACCGGGCGGAGATCGACGAGCTTGCGCGCCACACCAACCAGGCGGGCTACACCGCCGTGCCGTTGCGGCTGTACCTCGACAAGGGGTGGGCCAAGGTCGAGATTGGCCTGGTGCGTGGCCGGCGCGCCTATGACAAGCGAGAGAAGATTCGCGCCCGCGACGATGCGCGTGAGATCGCGCGGCGCATGCGCTAGCATTGAATCTCTGGGGATGCCGGGTTTCGACAGAAGTCCGAGGTCCGCTGCTGCAGGTCGAGCACGCCGTCACGCTCGAAAAAAGAGACGGCAACCTAGTAACTGGCGAGCAAGAAGCGCTCCCACTCGCGGCCTAAGCGCCGCGACGTCTGCCCGGCTCGTGCCTAGCGGGCCGGACCAGGCGCCAACACCCTAGGCTGCGCCGGCAGAGGCGTCCGCATATGCCGGCTAAGACACGCGGACTGGTCGGGTTGCCCGCGGCCGAGCGGTGGGCAAGCCGGCGAGAACCATAGCGATCGGCTAAGCCTGTAGACGCGGCGGGGTGACGGCCTCTGGACGGGGCGTTCGACTCGCCCCCATCTCCACCATGGCGGGGCGGCGGCTGCCTACAATCGCGGCGTGAGCCGCCCTGCCCGTCCGGACAAGCACTTCACCGCCACCGGATTCCTGGTGCGCGACGGCAAGGTGCTGCTGGTCAACCACCGCAAGCTCAAACGGTGGCTCCCGGTCGGTGGCCACATCGAGGCCGGAGAAGACCCCACGCAGGCCCTGCGCCGCGAGGTGCGCGAGGAAGTCGGCCTCGACATCGAAATCGTGGGGGACGCCCTGCCTGTGGACGACGACGACGTGCGAGGCCTGCCGCGACCCGAAACGATCCTGTTGGAAACCATCGAACCCGGGCACTTTCACATCGACCTGATCTATTTCGGTCACGCCGTGGGCGGCGAGCCTCGATTGGCCGCGGCGGAGCACAGCGAGCAGCGCTGGTTCTCGTCCAAGGATCTTGGGGCCAGCCACATCAGCGACGACGTGCGCATCCTCGGACGCCGCGCCATCCAGGCGCTGGCCGCCGAAGCTTCGCCGTGACCGGGCGTTTCGACCACGCGTTCCAGGCGCCGGTGGCGCACCCCAACGGGCTGCAGGCCACCGACGAGGGCCTGTGGATCGCCGATCAGGACGAGGGCCGCGCCTTTCTCGTCGCGCCCGACGACGGTGCGGTCATCCGGTCATTCGCCACGGGAGCCGGGAAGTCGAGCGGGGTGACCTTCGGCCACGGCGCGCTGTGGATGTGCTCCAACGGACTGCCGACAACGCGCCCGCCGACAGCCACGGACACGGTGCGCACGCGGATCGTCAAGACCGATCCTCATACGGGGGCAATTCTGGCCCAATTCCGCGCGCCCGGCGATAGCGACGTGCACGGCCTGGAGTGGACTTCCGAGGGCCTGTGGCTCACGACGCTGGATCAGCGCGCCCTGACGCTGGTTGACGCCGAATCGCTGGCACCGCGCCGCACCATTCCCGTGCCCATGGACCGCGCCCACGGGCTGGGGTGGGACGGGCACGCGCTGTGGTGCGCCTTCACCTCCGATCGAATGGTGCTGGGGCTCAGCGAGCAGGATGGCGCCGTGCTCGAGCGCTTGGATCTCGATGGCGAGTCATTCGAGCCGCACGGGCTCACGATGCGGCACGGCCGGTTGTGGATCTGCGACGCGGTTACTGGCGCCGTTTGGCGGCAGCGCGGACCCGATGCGGACTCGCCGGCCGCCGTCGGGGCGCCGGGTCGGTGATCGGTACGGCGTGGATGTACCAATAGCGCGAGCGAACCCCCGCGGCGTCGCTATCCATCAGGCCGATGAGCTCGCGCAGGTTGAAGGTGTTGCGCATGACCTGCGACACCTCGGCGCCGGTGAGGCTGCGAAATGGGGAGTCATGGGTTCTAAAGTCCGCCAGCGTGCCCATCACCGCCACGCCCGCGGGTCGCAGCAGGCGCTGAAACTCCCGCAGCGCGCGCCGGATGTCTTCGTTGCCATCGACGCCGAGCACTTGCAGCAGCCCGAAGCTGAAGACGGCGTCCAACGCGTCGGTGGCGATCGGCACCCGGTCGGCGTCAGCCCGCACGTACCAGATGTTGGGATGCCGCGGCGCATGCGCCAGCGCCTGGGCGTCGCGATCCATGGCAATCACCTGAGCACCGGCGGCTAGCTCGACGGAGGCGCGACCGGCGCCGCAGCCCGCATCCAGAATGAGACGCGCCGGGCGGAGCACCGCCATCCCGCGGGCGAGCACCGACACTTGAGATCCCGAATCAGCAGCGGGCGAGCCAGGCATCGTGCGCGTACCGTACCTTGACCAGCTCGTCGCTGCGATTGCGCTCGGCGGGCGAAAGCGCGCCCGGCTGCGGCGCAATGCGCAGCCGCTCGGCAACGCCCTGCGTGAGGGCCTGCACCAGTTCGCCAATCGTCGCGGGCTGCGGCAAGACGTCGCGCAGGCCCGGCGGGCAAGCGTTGGGCGCGGACGTGTGGGTGAGCGGGTGAATGTCCAAATCGTGGGACATCACCAGGCTGCCGTGCTGCAGCACGCCGCCGTGCACGCGGCCCTGGGCGCTGGCAACCATCTTGTGTTCGCCAACCCACAGCTCGTGTCCGCTCGGTGACCAAAAGCAGAGGCCCGGCAGCGTCTCCTCGGCCGCTTGTGCGGGGGCGCCGGTCTCTGGCGCCAGCCCCAAGGCTTCCAGTCCGGCGGCAAGCCCCTGCGTCAGTGCCGCATAGGATGCCCGCACCCCGCCTCGCACCAATCGATGCCGCCGCGGCACGGCCATCGCATAGGTGAGCTCGTCGCTGTGCAGCAGGGCCGCGCCGCCGGTAATCCGGCGCACGACATCGATGCCGCGACGCCGCGCCAGCGAGCGGTCCACGAGGTGCAGCGGCTGGTGATAGCCGAGGGAAAGCGCACGCGGCCGCCAACTGTAGAAGCGCAGCGTGGGTGGAGCGTCGCCGCGCTGCACGGCCTCCGCGATGGCTTGGTCGACCGCCATGTTCCGCGCACCGGTCGCCGCCGGGTCAGCGAGCAGCCGCCACGTCTCCATGCCCTCCGGACCCTTTCGTCACGAGTCGCGCCGTCTAGAATGACAGCGCAGCCCCCGTAGCTCAGTGGATAGAGCGCCGGCCTCCGGAGCCGGGCGCGCGCGTTCGAATCGCGCCGGGGGTACCCACAGCCTAGCCGGGTGGGGCCGCGCCGTCGTCGTCGCCCGGGGGGCGTGCCGTCGGCCGGCGTTCGCGCAGGCTATCCGCCACCAGCACGATCAGTCCCGCGCCAATGGCCAGGTCCGCGAAGTTCAAGAAGCCGACGAACGGCGCAATGTTGAGATAGTCAAAGACCGCGCCTAAGCGCAGACGGTCAATCACATTCCCGAATGCACCGCCGAGCAGCAGCGCAAAGGCGGCAACCAGCCACCACCGCCGCGGCGGGCGTGCGGCGACGTAGGCGGCGAAGCCCACGCCAATCGCCACGGTGAGGATCAGGATAGGCGCGGGATGGTCGCTGAACAGCCCGAAGTTGACGCCGGGATTGCTCACTCGCTGCAGGGTGAACACCGGCCAGATCGTGGCCCCACCGCGCGGGAGCACGGCGTCCACGATGAGCTTGATGGCCTGATCCACGCCGGTCACGACAAGACCCAGGCCGAATGTCGCCAGGCGTGCACGCCTCGCGTAGGCGCGACTAGCCATTCGGTCCCTCCGCTGCGTCGCCGCGCGGCGATTCCAGCCCGAGTACCGTCCTTCGCTCGTCATCGTCCATCGGCGGCGCCGCTGGTCTCTCGTGAGGGTGCGGCTGGCGACCCGGGCATCTGGCGGCAATCGATGCCAGCGCGGCCGCCCTAGCCTTCGCGAATCTCGATGGACGTGATGGTGATGGTCTCCTGCGGCCTGGATCGTTCGCCGGTGCCGGCCACGCCAACGGGGACCGCCTCGATCTTGGCCAGCGTGTCCTCGCCCTCCACCATCTGCCCGAACAGCGAATAGTCCGGCGAAAGGCGATCCAGGGCCGTGAGATCGTCAAACACGATGAAGAACTGGGAGCCGTTCGAATTTGGCCGACCCGTGTTGGCCATCGCGAGGCTCCCGCGGACATAGGGGCGCTGGGGCGGCTCAATGGCAAACGTGTACCCGGGCCCGCCGGTTCCGATGCCGGTGGGGTCCCCGCTCTGCGCCATGAACCGCGGTATCAGCCGGTGGAACACCACACCGTCGTAGTACTGGTTGCGCGCCAAGACCACGAAATTGTTGACGGCCAGCGGGGCTTCCGCCGGCAGCAATTCAAAGGTCATCTCGCCCAGATTGGTCGTCACGACGGCCGTGTACGACTCTTCGGAATCGATCTGGATCTCTGGATAGGCGTCGTAGGTCAACACGCGCTCCTGGGTTTCGGGCAACGGTTCGGAGTCGCCCGCGGGCGGCGCCTCGGCCTGGCCGCAGGCTGCTGCGGCGAGCACTCCAAGCGCCAGCAGGCTGCGGACGATGCTCCTCACGGGCCCTCCGCAGCCTTCGGTTCACTCCGGCGATTCTAGCCGTTTGTGCTGGGCTGCCCGGACCTGTCAGGACGTCGCTTCTGAAGACTTGGGTCTCGCGGCGTCGCGTTTTCCGTGTGGTAGTTTGACTGCTGTATAAACTGTTGCCTTAGAACGTTACCAAGGTGTCCTCGCGTTTACTGAAGCGGCGAGGGCGGTGCCGTGCGAGTGAGAAGCGACCTGATGCATTTCCACCATCAGTCTGATCGTGGGCCAGCGCGCGGCTTTGCTCTTTCGAACCCGAGCGAAAAGGAGATTGGCATGCGGAAGCCAAGGTGGTGGCGCAGGAGCCTTATTGTCCTGGCAATTTCGGTCGGCGCTTTCATGGCGCTGCCGGTCGCGCACGCGCAGCAAGTGTTTGTGTCCGGCGCCGTGGTGGCGCTGGAGGGCACGCCGCATCTGTGGATTGCCGACGACCAGGGCGTCTTGCACTTGGGCGGCGACACCCGCGCCTTGTCCGGCAGGCATATCAACTGGAATGCCCGCACCGAGGTCAGCTTGGCGGGATTGCGCGCGCTGCCCAAGGGCGATCCGTGGCTTTCGGCCGGTCTGTTGAAACAGGGCGATCCGATCTATCTGGT
Protein-coding sequences here:
- a CDS encoding Mur ligase family protein; amino-acid sequence: MTDQPKPPAIDSPRLLAGRRVVVMGLGLHGGGLGVARFLRRHGASLVVTDLRDASQLAPSLEQLGTQGVRYVLGRHDLQDFRDAEIVVRNPAVPLDAPALAVARAAGARIEMELTMFLRWCPASRVVAVTGTRGKTTTAAALHAMLHAAGRPTRLAGNMGVSALTQLDEIEPDEVVVLEMSSWQTEGLAGAGVRSSGAIVTNLLPDHLNRYDSMEAYAAAKAELLRAQQPGDWAVLPAGPGWGDWFADRARGRVVRVPAGAEPTGWSEAVLRGAHNRANLAAAALAAHELGVPEAAVRQAVAGFTGVAHRQDFLGTIGSVRVYNDTTATIPDATLAALDTIPGPWVLIAGGSDKRLDFSALARRLEGDAGLRGVVLLPGAGTDRLMPQLGSLAPVAVDDMDAAVAAALDIAEPGDALLLSPACASFGIFAHEFDRGAQFIAAVEARGLTPPARSQGSSRRQATSRVSAARRKWRPPAG
- a CDS encoding LiaF-related protein yields the protein MRRNSGQVLIGLVIIAVGLALLLDNLDVGGSPWRFFPSVIVVIGLWALARTGFRQPVAPLLLIAVGVTVQLSILDEVPDGVRSAIWPVLVILFGLLLIFWRTSRRSAVTGDGSSGSYVAIFHGVQDRVNGPLGQLQATAAFGSVELDLREARIENPPAIIDVSCLFGGIEIRLPPDAAVQNDVLALFGGVEDQRPAGAADVVSFNLRGAAIFGGLRILD
- a CDS encoding metallophosphoesterase family protein, with product MVIADVHGNLTALDAVLRAAGSVDEVWCLGDLVGYGPSPNEVVERLRELPLRSLVGNHDWGSIGKADLVRFNADARTACEWTGGVLMPVNRQYLADLEPAGMFGDVAVAHGSPQDPVWEYITNARIAIANFGYFASDICLVGHTHVPLVFRWRSGATGSEAFTTEVPTPGQRIVVDDDRLIVNPGSVGQPRDGDPRAAFALFDPEARTLQVERATYDVAQVQRRMEALGLPERLSIRLQYGW
- the smpB gene encoding SsrA-binding protein SmpB, producing MARKRRRRQATPPPTSRNRTLAVNRRARYDYVVLDTFDAGLELRGTEIKSLRTGSVSLREGYVGLQDGEAFLRDVHIARYKPAADANHDPDRPRKLLLHRAEIDELARHTNQAGYTAVPLRLYLDKGWAKVEIGLVRGRRAYDKREKIRARDDAREIARRMR
- a CDS encoding NUDIX domain-containing protein, translated to MSRPARPDKHFTATGFLVRDGKVLLVNHRKLKRWLPVGGHIEAGEDPTQALRREVREEVGLDIEIVGDALPVDDDDVRGLPRPETILLETIEPGHFHIDLIYFGHAVGGEPRLAAAEHSEQRWFSSKDLGASHISDDVRILGRRAIQALAAEASP
- a CDS encoding class I SAM-dependent methyltransferase; the encoded protein is MSVLARGMAVLRPARLILDAGCGAGRASVELAAGAQVIAMDRDAQALAHAPRHPNIWYVRADADRVPIATDALDAVFSFGLLQVLGVDGNEDIRRALREFQRLLRPAGVAVMGTLADFRTHDSPFRSLTGAEVSQVMRNTFNLRELIGLMDSDAAGVRSRYWYIHAVPITDPAPRRRPASPHRVRAAAKRRQ
- a CDS encoding biotin/lipoate A/B protein ligase family protein, whose translation is MAVDQAIAEAVQRGDAPPTLRFYSWRPRALSLGYHQPLHLVDRSLARRRGIDVVRRITGGAALLHSDELTYAMAVPRRHRLVRGGVRASYAALTQGLAAGLEALGLAPETGAPAQAAEETLPGLCFWSPSGHELWVGEHKMVASAQGRVHGGVLQHGSLVMSHDLDIHPLTHTSAPNACPPGLRDVLPQPATIGELVQALTQGVAERLRIAPQPGALSPAERNRSDELVKVRYAHDAWLARC
- the lspA gene encoding signal peptidase II, with translation MASRAYARRARLATFGLGLVVTGVDQAIKLIVDAVLPRGGATIWPVFTLQRVSNPGVNFGLFSDHPAPILILTVAIGVGFAAYVAARPPRRWWLVAAFALLLGGAFGNVIDRLRLGAVFDYLNIAPFVGFLNFADLAIGAGLIVLVADSLRERRPTARPPGDDDGAAPPG
- a CDS encoding peptidylprolyl isomerase, which produces MRSIVRSLLALGVLAAAACGQAEAPPAGDSEPLPETQERVLTYDAYPEIQIDSEESYTAVVTTNLGEMTFELLPAEAPLAVNNFVVLARNQYYDGVVFHRLIPRFMAQSGDPTGIGTGGPGYTFAIEPPQRPYVRGSLAMANTGRPNSNGSQFFIVFDDLTALDRLSPDYSLFGQMVEGEDTLAKIEAVPVGVAGTGERSRPQETITITSIEIREG